AGAACGATAGAAAAGGTcttattaaaacaaataaactTTCAAACTTGTAAAATgcaaaaaaatgataattcaCAATTGACTCCAcgtatattttatttcatttttttttcttgacAGTCTCCTTTTTACCTCTTAGAAAAATTCGCACTATTCGTTTATGGAAATACATTTTCACGCCTTACCtttcataattttaattattggCATCCCAGATCTTTAGGGAAACcctatattaaaattatataaatattaagcTTGAAAAGTAAAGTATATTAAAAAgtataattgaaataaaaaaacagcaacaaataaaaaaaaaatacaaaattattcaattctgataatttaactagattattttaaaataataaaaaataaaaataatattaaagcTCCATAAACAATGCCGAAAAGAGCTAGATCGACAAATAGTACTAATAAAACTGCAAATcatcaagaaaaaaaaccaTCCAAATCATATACTTcgaaaattattaacaatatcaatgattataaacaattaaacATTTCTCTTGAACCATTAGATGTTTTTACTTGGGGGACAGGTTCTATGTGTGAATTGGGCCAAGGCCCATTagcaaaaaataaagaaattaaaagacCAAGAATTAATAACTATTTAAACAAAGAAGATATTGGTATAGTTTCCATTACTGTAGGTGGTATGCATACAATTGCTcttgataaaaatgaaaatatttggagCTGGGGTTGTAACGATGTTGGCGCTTTAGGTAGAGATACTTCTGGCGCTAAAGAAGTCTTGAAAGATATGGATAAAGAAAATGCTTCCtctgatgaagatgatgatggtgATCTAAATGACTTGGAATCAACTCCaatgaaaattgaaaaacatTATTTTAAGGAGTCATTAGATCAAGAGGCAAAGATTGTTCAATTAACCGCTACCGATAATGCAAGTTGTATATTGTTTAATAATGGTGATGTTTACGCTTGGGGTACATTCCGTTGTAATGAAGGTATATTAGGCTTTTATAAggaagatattaaaattcaaagaaCTCCATGGAAATTACCAagtttttctaaatataaCATTGTTCAAATTGCATCAGGAAAAGATcatcttttatttcttgACGAATCAGGTGAAGTTTTTGCTTGGGGTAATGGCCAACAAAATCAGCTAGGTagaaaaattcttgaaagATTCCGTTTAAAGACGTTAGACCCAAGATCCTTTGGACTACGCCATGTTAAATATATTGCAAGTGGTGAAAATCATTGTTTTGCTCTTAAAAAAGATGGCACATTAGTAAGCTGGGGGTTAAATCAGTTTGGCCAATGTGGGATTTCAGAAGAAATTCAAGATGGTGGAATTGTTTCAATCCCTAAGAAAGTCTTATTACCAGTAAATAGTTCTAATggatttggaaaaatcaaaatgatCTGTGCAGGTGAACATCATAGCTTACTCTTGAACGAAGATGGTGATATATACAGTTTTGGTAGATTAGATATGTGTGAGGTAGGTATTTCTAAGAAAGACTTACCAGATTATGTTTATAAAGATGTCCACGAGAAACCAAGAAGTATACCAATCCCAACATTACTAaaaggtaataataatgaaccTTTaccaaatttcaaatacatTGACGTAGGGTCTCATCATTCTATTGCCATTTCAACTAATGGTATAATGTATTCATGGGG
This genomic stretch from Henningerozyma blattae CBS 6284 chromosome 1, complete genome harbors:
- the TBLA0A01815 gene encoding uncharacterized protein (similar to Saccharomyces cerevisiae SRM1 (YGL097W); ancestral locus Anc_6.166); this encodes MPKRARSTNSTNKTANHQEKKPSKSYTSKIINNINDYKQLNISLEPLDVFTWGTGSMCELGQGPLAKNKEIKRPRINNYLNKEDIGIVSITVGGMHTIALDKNENIWSWGCNDVGALGRDTSGAKEVLKDMDKENASSDEDDDGDLNDLESTPMKIEKHYFKESLDQEAKIVQLTATDNASCILFNNGDVYAWGTFRCNEGILGFYKEDIKIQRTPWKLPSFSKYNIVQIASGKDHLLFLDESGEVFAWGNGQQNQLGRKILERFRLKTLDPRSFGLRHVKYIASGENHCFALKKDGTLVSWGLNQFGQCGISEEIQDGGIVSIPKKVLLPVNSSNGFGKIKMICAGEHHSLLLNEDGDIYSFGRLDMCEVGISKKDLPDYVYKDVHEKPRSIPIPTLLKGNNNEPLPNFKYIDVGSHHSIAISTNGIMYSWGFGDTYAVGLGPTDGDTEIPTRIKNTATADEQMIFVGCGGQFSVAGGIKLSDKLSQKRKTEMGDD